From the Acidicapsa ligni genome, one window contains:
- a CDS encoding HNH endonuclease: MIHARKQKSLAKAAAHVGEQSWTQSSQVLQMPVLVLNASYEPINICGARRALVLVLKGVAKTEEEHGLTLHAQRSRMAMPSVIRLLEYRRIPHQTRALSRKNILLRDRNTCQYCSVVLPSGELTLDHVLPRSRGGNSTWENLVACCHGCNRRKGNRLLHELDDMKLLREPRPFSLHTSRQIMRMLGRGDDRWRKYLFY; this comes from the coding sequence ATGATCCATGCACGGAAGCAAAAGTCACTCGCAAAAGCGGCGGCCCATGTCGGGGAGCAAAGCTGGACGCAATCGAGCCAGGTTCTACAAATGCCCGTACTGGTCCTGAACGCCTCTTATGAGCCTATCAACATCTGCGGCGCACGTCGGGCGCTGGTGCTGGTACTCAAGGGCGTCGCCAAAACCGAGGAAGAGCATGGCTTGACCCTGCATGCTCAGCGCAGCCGTATGGCCATGCCGTCGGTCATTCGTCTTCTGGAATATCGCCGCATTCCTCACCAGACACGTGCTCTCTCGCGAAAGAATATCCTGCTGCGGGATCGCAATACCTGCCAGTATTGCAGCGTGGTTTTGCCTTCGGGAGAACTCACGCTGGATCATGTGCTGCCTCGTTCGCGCGGGGGGAATTCGACATGGGAAAACCTGGTCGCCTGCTGCCACGGGTGCAATCGCCGCAAGGGTAATCGGCTGCTTCATGAATTGGACGATATGAAGTTGCTGCGCGAGCCGCGTCCGTTCAGCCTGCATACCAGCCGCCAGATCATGCGCATGTTGGGTCGAGGGGATGATCGTTGGCGTAAATACCTTTTTTATTAG
- a CDS encoding M20/M25/M40 family metallo-hydrolase, whose product MLAKRQNLLAAAIIAGLALQMLAESKPKVPAPTTTDPYTEVQPATETLDIATYQRIRDEGFNHSHVMEFASALMDGIGPRLTGSPNLKKANEWTRDTLTRIGLQNARLEDWGEFGLGWQQLNTWARMVTPDTAVLILQATPWSPSTPGPVTGDVAFVSLQSEKDFDTYKGKLAGKIVLFGAMREVPPVDQALFTRYTDKELEDLASFPVTAGSGGVSPDVQKRIAAYIERNKLIDRIAQFFADEKVAAVIEPSRDAKNGGGSGGTFFDDNGATLGRTPYIAGKEVKIPVAVAAIESYGRLYRLTQAHVPVTVQIDVETRVTGEHEHGFDTVAEIPGTDPSLKEQVVMVGGHLDSWIAGTGATDNGAGTVVAMEAVRILKALDIKPRRTIRIALWTGEEQGIFGSKGYVTQHFGSAQLSTAPDQVVLPEYMRRTTGPLTVKPEQKLISGYFNIDNGTGKIRGIYTQGNTAIAPIFAQWIAPLKDLGVSTVTNRNTGGTDHLSFDAVGIPGFQFIQDDMDYETRTHHSNEDTVERLQPADLKQIAVVEAIFLYNAAQRDKMLPRKPLPNPGQEQELRKPLEGIFPGAEAAPATK is encoded by the coding sequence ATGTTAGCAAAACGACAAAACCTGCTTGCGGCCGCAATAATCGCAGGATTAGCCTTGCAGATGCTTGCCGAAAGTAAACCTAAAGTTCCCGCTCCAACCACAACAGACCCCTACACCGAGGTGCAGCCCGCGACGGAGACCCTCGACATTGCCACCTACCAGCGGATTCGCGACGAAGGCTTCAATCACTCGCATGTGATGGAGTTTGCCAGCGCGCTGATGGACGGGATCGGGCCTCGCCTGACCGGTTCGCCAAACCTGAAAAAGGCCAATGAGTGGACTCGCGACACCCTGACCAGGATCGGCCTGCAAAACGCTCGCCTGGAAGACTGGGGCGAGTTTGGCCTAGGCTGGCAGCAACTGAACACCTGGGCGCGCATGGTAACTCCCGATACCGCCGTGCTGATCCTGCAGGCAACACCCTGGTCCCCATCGACACCCGGACCGGTAACCGGCGATGTAGCGTTTGTCAGCCTTCAGAGTGAAAAGGACTTTGACACCTACAAGGGTAAGCTGGCCGGCAAGATCGTGCTCTTTGGCGCCATGCGTGAGGTTCCACCTGTAGATCAAGCCCTGTTCACGCGCTACACAGACAAGGAGCTGGAAGACCTTGCCAGTTTCCCCGTAACCGCTGGCAGCGGCGGCGTGAGTCCCGATGTACAGAAGCGTATTGCCGCTTACATTGAGCGCAACAAACTCATCGACAGGATTGCGCAATTCTTCGCCGATGAAAAGGTTGCAGCCGTCATCGAGCCCAGCCGCGATGCCAAGAACGGAGGCGGTTCCGGCGGCACTTTCTTTGACGACAACGGTGCGACACTGGGCCGCACACCATACATCGCCGGTAAAGAAGTAAAGATTCCCGTAGCTGTTGCAGCGATCGAGAGCTACGGACGCCTCTACCGCCTCACCCAGGCGCACGTCCCCGTAACCGTGCAGATCGACGTCGAGACCCGTGTAACCGGGGAGCATGAACATGGCTTCGACACCGTTGCTGAGATTCCCGGCACAGACCCCTCGCTCAAGGAGCAGGTAGTGATGGTTGGCGGCCATCTGGATAGCTGGATCGCAGGCACAGGCGCAACCGACAATGGCGCCGGAACCGTCGTTGCAATGGAGGCTGTCCGCATCCTGAAAGCGCTGGACATCAAGCCGCGCCGCACCATCCGCATTGCACTCTGGACCGGCGAAGAACAGGGCATCTTCGGATCGAAGGGCTATGTCACGCAGCACTTCGGTTCGGCGCAGCTTTCGACGGCTCCAGACCAGGTTGTGCTCCCGGAATACATGCGCCGCACCACCGGGCCGCTCACCGTCAAGCCGGAACAGAAGCTGATCTCCGGCTACTTCAACATCGATAACGGTACCGGCAAGATTCGCGGAATCTACACCCAGGGCAACACCGCCATCGCACCGATCTTCGCTCAGTGGATCGCTCCGCTGAAAGATCTCGGAGTATCCACCGTCACCAATCGCAATACCGGCGGCACGGATCACCTGAGCTTCGATGCAGTCGGCATCCCGGGCTTCCAGTTCATCCAGGACGATATGGATTATGAGACCCGCACCCATCACTCCAACGAAGACACAGTCGAGCGCCTGCAGCCTGCGGACCTGAAGCAGATTGCAGTCGTCGAAGCAATCTTCCTCTACAACGCTGCGCAACGCGACAAGATGCTCCCCCGCAAACCGCTTCCAAACCCCGGGCAGGAGCAGGAACTACGCAAGCCGCTGGAGGGAATTTTCCCTGGCGCTGAGGCTGCTCCGGCAACCAAATAA
- a CDS encoding MBOAT family O-acyltransferase, whose product MIFNTFSYYFLFLVPAAVLFRLVPQWLRPWIIVLFGSGFFLYFAYDMAGFWGAACLLIFIWEALVSRLYQPSSRWCILGILQSVILLGIFKYWNFFTGLFFIHSANPFHWQGAFLPLGISFFTFEFYHYAWDRRAGKTEAGTLGEYLAFILFFPTMVAGPIKRYQDFLPKLRRQPTEWNNDWERGITRILTGLVKKFAIADLLTAWTDHLNAHDVLLADRRVLAFWALAYGIKIYADFSGYSDIAIGSARLFGIKVPENFDWPYGRRNIQRFWQCWHISLTRWLTDYVYIPLGGSRVSTPRIYANVIAVMLVSGLWHGAGLNFIVWGLWHGVLLAGHRFWRQFKPEPSTHPMVVFSSRVATFILVNAAWPLFCMNLPTAILFYRRLLVG is encoded by the coding sequence TTGATCTTTAATACCTTTAGCTACTATTTTCTTTTTCTGGTCCCTGCCGCGGTTCTTTTTCGGCTGGTTCCTCAGTGGTTGCGACCCTGGATTATCGTTCTTTTCGGCAGCGGATTCTTTCTCTACTTTGCGTACGACATGGCTGGATTCTGGGGCGCGGCTTGCCTGCTCATTTTTATATGGGAAGCGCTAGTCAGCCGTCTTTATCAGCCGTCTTCGCGGTGGTGTATTCTCGGCATCCTGCAGAGCGTGATCCTGCTTGGGATTTTTAAATACTGGAACTTTTTTACCGGCCTCTTCTTTATCCACTCGGCCAATCCTTTTCACTGGCAGGGAGCGTTTTTGCCCCTCGGCATATCCTTCTTTACTTTTGAGTTCTACCACTACGCATGGGATCGCCGTGCCGGGAAGACGGAAGCTGGAACGCTTGGTGAGTACCTGGCTTTCATTCTCTTTTTTCCCACGATGGTTGCTGGGCCGATCAAGCGCTACCAGGATTTTCTGCCCAAGCTGCGCCGTCAGCCGACGGAGTGGAATAACGACTGGGAGCGCGGTATTACGCGCATTCTCACGGGACTGGTGAAGAAGTTTGCTATCGCAGATCTGCTCACTGCGTGGACGGATCATCTGAATGCGCATGATGTGCTGCTTGCGGATCGCCGTGTTCTGGCTTTCTGGGCGCTGGCTTATGGCATCAAGATCTACGCTGATTTCTCTGGCTATTCAGACATCGCTATTGGTTCTGCGCGTCTCTTCGGTATCAAGGTTCCGGAGAATTTTGACTGGCCTTACGGACGCCGCAATATTCAACGCTTCTGGCAGTGCTGGCATATTTCTCTTACGCGCTGGCTGACCGATTACGTCTACATTCCTCTTGGTGGATCACGCGTCTCAACGCCGCGCATCTATGCGAATGTGATTGCGGTCATGCTGGTCAGCGGCCTGTGGCATGGGGCGGGGCTCAACTTTATCGTCTGGGGATTGTGGCATGGGGTACTGCTGGCGGGGCATAGGTTCTGGCGCCAGTTCAAGCCGGAACCAAGTACGCATCCCATGGTGGTATTTTCCAGCCGTGTGGCTACGTTCATTCTCGTCAATGCAGCATGGCCGCTCTTCTGCATGAATTTGCCAACTGCTATTCTCTTTTACAGGAGGCTCCTGGTCGGCTGA
- the pgi gene encoding glucose-6-phosphate isomerase, producing the protein MTTSITPLKQLAAWKALEAHFATISNTPLRQLFAEDPTRGERLNSEAVGIFLDYSKHRITDETLKLFFQLAEESGLSAKIEAMFRGDKINITENRAVLHTALRAPRSASILVDGADVVPPVHEVLDKMAKFADSIRSGSWTGYTGKPIRNIVNIGIGGSDLGPVMAYEALRHYSIRELNFRFVSNVDGTDFAEAVHDLDAEETLFIISSKTFTTLETMTNAHSARVWALAKLKEHAAVAKHFVAVSTNAAEVSKFGIDTANMFGFWDWVGGRYSMDSAIGLSTMVAVGPDGFRELLAGFHEMDEHFRTTPFEKNLPVLMGLLTVWYNNFFDAQTVAVLPYDQYLKRFPAYLQQLNMESNGKHVTLDGRTTDYQTGPIIWGEPGTNGQHSFYQLIHQGTKLIPCDFIGFYKSLNPLGHHHNFLMSNVFAQAEALAFGKTAEQVHAEGTADWLVPHRTFEGNRPSSVILAEKMTPATLGKLVALYEHSVFVQGTIWQIDSFDQWGVELGKVLAQRIIPELESAEEPVLKHDSSTNALIKRYREHKRK; encoded by the coding sequence ATGACCACGAGCATTACTCCGTTGAAACAGTTAGCGGCATGGAAAGCACTGGAAGCGCACTTTGCAACGATCAGCAACACCCCTCTTCGCCAGCTTTTCGCGGAGGACCCAACACGCGGCGAGCGCCTCAACTCCGAAGCCGTCGGCATTTTTCTCGATTACTCAAAGCACCGCATCACAGATGAAACGCTCAAGCTGTTTTTCCAGCTTGCTGAAGAGTCCGGCCTAAGCGCCAAGATCGAAGCGATGTTCCGCGGCGACAAGATCAACATCACCGAAAATCGCGCCGTGCTGCATACCGCCCTGCGCGCACCCCGGAGCGCTTCCATCCTCGTGGATGGTGCCGATGTTGTACCTCCCGTACATGAAGTGCTCGACAAGATGGCAAAGTTCGCAGACAGCATTCGCAGCGGCTCGTGGACCGGCTATACAGGCAAGCCGATTCGCAATATCGTCAACATCGGCATCGGCGGTTCCGACCTCGGCCCGGTAATGGCGTACGAAGCGCTCCGTCACTACAGCATTCGCGAGCTGAACTTCCGCTTTGTTTCCAATGTGGACGGCACCGATTTTGCAGAAGCAGTACATGACCTCGACGCCGAAGAGACGCTGTTCATCATCTCTTCAAAGACATTTACCACGCTGGAAACCATGACCAATGCGCACTCCGCGCGCGTATGGGCACTGGCTAAGTTAAAAGAGCACGCCGCAGTCGCGAAGCACTTCGTTGCGGTATCGACAAACGCCGCCGAGGTATCGAAATTCGGCATAGATACAGCGAACATGTTCGGCTTCTGGGACTGGGTCGGCGGTCGCTACTCGATGGATTCAGCGATCGGCCTTTCAACCATGGTAGCCGTCGGGCCAGATGGTTTCCGCGAGCTGCTCGCAGGCTTCCACGAGATGGACGAGCACTTCCGCACGACTCCATTCGAGAAAAATCTGCCTGTGCTGATGGGCCTGCTGACCGTCTGGTACAACAACTTTTTCGATGCGCAAACAGTTGCCGTGCTGCCGTATGACCAGTACCTCAAGCGCTTTCCTGCCTACCTGCAACAACTGAACATGGAAAGCAACGGCAAGCATGTCACCCTCGATGGGCGCACCACCGATTACCAGACCGGCCCCATCATCTGGGGCGAGCCCGGAACCAATGGGCAGCACTCTTTCTATCAACTGATTCACCAGGGAACCAAGCTGATTCCCTGCGATTTCATCGGCTTCTACAAATCCCTCAATCCACTTGGACACCATCACAATTTCCTGATGTCCAACGTCTTCGCCCAGGCTGAAGCACTGGCCTTTGGCAAGACTGCGGAACAGGTCCACGCCGAGGGTACAGCGGATTGGCTTGTGCCGCATCGCACCTTCGAAGGTAACCGTCCATCCTCTGTAATTCTGGCGGAGAAGATGACACCCGCAACCCTGGGCAAGCTCGTTGCGCTCTATGAGCACAGCGTTTTTGTGCAGGGCACAATCTGGCAGATTGACTCGTTTGATCAATGGGGCGTCGAGCTGGGCAAGGTACTGGCCCAGCGCATCATCCCTGAACTTGAAAGCGCCGAAGAGCCCGTGCTGAAGCATGACAGCTCAACCAATGCGCTGATCAAGCGATATCGCGAACACAAGCGGAAGTAG
- a CDS encoding nuclear transport factor 2 family protein, whose translation MVAKSPFRIVLAAGFLLLMLGVVAVPLFAGPAQHPLPRAQRHEYRHEIEVLEEAWRTAMIKRNSTALEGLLADDYTGITANGAIQTKEQAVTSLRTGTIQLTDLTISDRKVRVYGLTAVVTSQVELTGTRDEKGISGKYRYTRVYVRNPQSQWKIVSFEASRIQDSERK comes from the coding sequence ATGGTTGCCAAGTCTCCTTTCCGAATCGTCCTGGCAGCAGGGTTCCTGCTGCTGATGTTGGGGGTTGTCGCAGTTCCCCTCTTTGCAGGCCCCGCGCAGCATCCGCTTCCACGCGCCCAGCGTCACGAATACCGTCACGAGATTGAAGTTTTAGAAGAAGCTTGGCGTACCGCCATGATCAAACGCAACAGCACAGCCCTCGAAGGACTGCTCGCGGACGACTACACCGGCATCACAGCGAACGGTGCAATCCAGACCAAAGAGCAGGCTGTAACCAGCTTGCGCACCGGCACAATTCAACTGACAGACCTCACAATTTCAGATCGCAAAGTTCGCGTCTACGGATTGACTGCCGTAGTGACATCGCAGGTTGAGTTGACCGGAACCAGGGATGAAAAAGGGATCTCCGGTAAATACCGTTACACGCGCGTCTACGTGAGAAACCCTCAGAGTCAGTGGAAGATCGTGAGTTTTGAAGCCAGCCGCATTCAGGACAGCGAGCGAAAATAA
- a CDS encoding putative quinol monooxygenase yields the protein MVSFIVRLKFAAEERADMAETLRQLAEASRQEPGCVSYIPHQVEDDPDTVVIYEQYKDQESLAAHRASAHFQKLAVGGLYQRMRERAVENLTAIF from the coding sequence ATGGTCAGCTTTATAGTTCGCCTGAAATTTGCAGCCGAGGAGCGCGCAGACATGGCCGAGACGCTGCGCCAGTTGGCCGAGGCCTCGCGCCAGGAACCAGGCTGCGTCAGCTACATACCCCACCAGGTGGAGGACGACCCTGACACGGTAGTGATCTACGAGCAGTACAAGGATCAGGAATCACTGGCAGCGCACCGGGCGTCTGCGCATTTTCAGAAGCTGGCCGTAGGCGGACTTTACCAGCGAATGCGCGAACGGGCAGTAGAAAACCTAACGGCAATTTTCTAG
- a CDS encoding S53 family peptidase, which yields MAESNRIALPGSEKSLSDGATLVGPTDPNQLIQVSVVLKQRRQLRLSDLQGRIMSHGDFASAYGAEPEQVQRIHEFAQQNQLQVVTSNNEDEIRRRTITLMGTTANMEKAFGVTLNDYEHPKGKFRGRTGSIHLPAELADIVQGVFGLDNRPQAKPHIRRRGFKGELAEKLTGVSDAAPASTSYSPVQVAQLYNFPEGVTGTGETIGIIELGGGFKPADITNFFKSLNLTAPKVTVVSVDQGTNSPTNANSADAEVLLDIEVAGAVAPGANIVVYFAPNTSQGFQDAISTAVHDTANNPSVIAISWGGPEDSWTSQSMQAMDQVAQEAAALGVTITVAAGDNGSSDGDTDGGNHVDFPASSPHVLACGGTTLESSNSSITSETVWNDGSGGGATGGGYSTVFALPSYQSATAGQTGRGVPDVAGDADPDTGYNILVDGQQGVVGGTSAVAPLWAGLIALLNQKLNTRLGYLNPSLYALQAPDNGFNDITEGSNGSYSAGPGWDPCTGLGSPIGSTLATLLTAPPATTTAS from the coding sequence ATGGCAGAATCAAATCGGATTGCACTTCCTGGAAGCGAAAAATCTTTATCAGATGGCGCCACGCTGGTTGGCCCAACCGATCCCAACCAGTTGATCCAGGTCTCTGTCGTGCTCAAGCAGCGCCGGCAGCTTCGTCTCAGCGACCTGCAGGGCCGCATCATGAGCCACGGCGACTTCGCCTCCGCCTATGGTGCCGAGCCGGAGCAGGTGCAGCGGATCCACGAGTTTGCCCAGCAGAACCAGCTTCAGGTCGTCACCAGCAATAACGAGGACGAGATTCGCCGCCGCACGATCACGCTGATGGGAACCACCGCCAATATGGAGAAGGCCTTCGGCGTCACGCTAAACGATTATGAACATCCCAAAGGCAAGTTTCGCGGGCGCACCGGATCCATCCATCTCCCCGCCGAACTCGCGGACATAGTGCAAGGCGTCTTCGGTCTGGACAATCGTCCCCAGGCCAAGCCGCACATCCGCCGTCGTGGATTTAAAGGAGAATTGGCAGAAAAATTGACAGGAGTATCCGATGCCGCCCCTGCCAGCACTTCGTATTCGCCTGTACAGGTCGCGCAACTCTACAACTTTCCCGAGGGCGTAACCGGGACAGGCGAGACAATCGGCATCATCGAGCTGGGCGGTGGATTCAAACCCGCCGACATCACCAACTTCTTCAAGTCGCTGAACCTCACTGCGCCTAAAGTGACCGTCGTCTCAGTCGATCAGGGCACCAACAGCCCGACCAACGCCAACAGCGCAGATGCAGAAGTTCTGCTGGACATCGAAGTCGCCGGAGCCGTCGCACCCGGAGCCAATATCGTCGTGTACTTCGCGCCGAATACCTCGCAGGGCTTTCAGGACGCGATAAGCACCGCAGTCCATGACACCGCCAACAATCCTTCCGTCATCGCCATAAGCTGGGGTGGCCCCGAAGATAGCTGGACATCGCAGTCCATGCAGGCAATGGATCAGGTCGCGCAGGAAGCCGCCGCGCTCGGCGTGACAATTACCGTAGCGGCAGGCGATAACGGCTCAAGCGATGGCGATACCGACGGCGGAAACCACGTCGATTTTCCTGCCTCCAGCCCACATGTTCTCGCCTGCGGCGGCACGACATTGGAGTCATCTAACAGCTCGATCACCAGCGAAACGGTCTGGAACGATGGCTCTGGCGGCGGCGCTACCGGCGGCGGATACAGCACCGTCTTTGCATTGCCAAGCTACCAATCCGCCACTGCTGGACAAACCGGACGCGGCGTTCCGGATGTAGCCGGTGACGCCGATCCCGACACCGGCTACAACATCCTGGTAGATGGCCAGCAGGGCGTTGTCGGTGGCACCAGCGCAGTCGCTCCACTGTGGGCAGGGTTGATTGCATTGTTGAATCAGAAACTCAATACCCGCCTCGGATATCTCAATCCCAGCCTCTACGCGCTGCAGGCGCCGGACAACGGATTCAACGACATCACCGAGGGCAGTAACGGTTCGTATTCTGCCGGACCGGGATGGGATCCATGTACCGGACTAGGTTCGCCGATAGGATCGACTCTGGCGACGCTGCTGACCGCGCCCCCGGCAACAACAACCGCTTCCTGA
- the folP gene encoding dihydropteroate synthase produces MEPTGSTESTRPLHRVLTTWRTRTRMLELGRRTLIMGVVNITPDSFSDGGLYLDVERAIEHALQLLDEGADILDLGAESTRPGSRAGKDPAVSAEDELARLLPVLEAILKARPDTVISVDTYKSVTARAAVAAGAEIVNDVSGFLWDPEMTAACAELGCGVVLMHTRGTPEEWRTQARLEGAAVLPLVQNGLAATLESAQAAGIAAEAIVLDPGYGFGKRLGENYALLARQAELLVLGRPLLVGLSRKSFLGHPMASLYGAPGQIPAGSRETASVAALTAGILLGASIVRVHLVRPAVEAARVADAIYAAWRPI; encoded by the coding sequence ATGGAACCAACCGGATCAACGGAATCAACGCGGCCATTGCATCGAGTGTTGACGACGTGGCGCACGCGTACGCGGATGCTTGAACTGGGGCGCCGCACGCTGATCATGGGCGTTGTGAATATTACGCCGGACTCCTTTTCCGATGGTGGTCTGTATCTAGATGTGGAACGCGCGATAGAGCATGCGCTTCAGCTTCTGGATGAAGGCGCGGATATTCTCGATCTTGGTGCCGAGAGTACGCGGCCTGGTTCTCGCGCCGGGAAAGATCCGGCGGTGAGTGCAGAGGATGAGCTGGCGCGGCTTCTGCCGGTGCTTGAGGCAATTCTCAAGGCGCGTCCCGATACGGTGATCTCGGTCGATACATACAAGTCCGTGACGGCCCGTGCGGCGGTGGCTGCGGGCGCGGAAATTGTGAATGACGTGAGTGGTTTTCTGTGGGACCCGGAGATGACTGCGGCCTGTGCGGAACTCGGTTGTGGCGTCGTACTGATGCATACGCGTGGCACGCCCGAGGAATGGCGCACGCAGGCTCGTCTGGAAGGCGCCGCAGTGCTGCCGCTGGTGCAAAACGGTCTTGCGGCCACGCTGGAGTCGGCGCAGGCAGCAGGCATCGCTGCGGAGGCAATTGTGCTGGATCCTGGATATGGGTTTGGCAAACGTCTGGGCGAGAACTATGCGCTGCTTGCGCGGCAGGCGGAGTTGCTGGTTTTGGGACGGCCTCTGCTCGTCGGACTCTCCCGCAAGTCGTTCCTTGGACATCCCATGGCGTCCCTATACGGTGCTCCGGGGCAGATACCGGCCGGGTCGCGTGAGACAGCCAGTGTAGCTGCGCTTACGGCGGGTATTCTCCTGGGGGCTTCGATCGTTCGTGTGCATCTGGTGCGTCCGGCTGTTGAAGCTGCGCGGGTGGCGGATGCGATCTATGCAGCCTGGCGGCCTATTTAA
- a CDS encoding acyltransferase family protein, giving the protein MHSKRNFGLDLLRTLAITSVFLAHGVSALDSLSVGVDLFFVLSGFLIGRIYFRQQRSGDFKLWGFWVARWWRTLPPYIAALGLFVLAERWIPGNPVEWYYLFFLQTILGLKGFGPSWSLCVEEHFYLALPLLALAAQAIFGTKVFKWILPLAFFAPLILRAVCIAYVGGVAHMPDQWYRLTPFHCDGLIAGVYLAYLFVEQPEWFEKARVPSWVCAPLVLVAMIASRFFAGSMLFETLNATLEAIGFAAWLRLAYDLAWEPVSFAGRTMEKIIRGLALASYSIYLIHVLVMSDLRVLVASWPRGAAKSAFILGFTLVVCIVFYFLFEKPSIVTRDRFLARRKQAQEVVTPS; this is encoded by the coding sequence ATGCATAGCAAACGGAACTTTGGGCTCGATCTGCTTCGAACCCTGGCGATTACCTCTGTCTTTCTTGCCCATGGAGTGAGTGCGCTTGATAGCCTCAGCGTCGGAGTCGATCTCTTTTTTGTCTTATCAGGGTTTCTGATTGGCCGGATCTACTTTCGTCAGCAGCGCAGCGGTGATTTCAAGTTATGGGGTTTCTGGGTGGCACGGTGGTGGAGAACGTTGCCTCCTTACATAGCAGCTCTTGGGCTCTTTGTACTGGCTGAGCGGTGGATTCCGGGGAATCCTGTCGAGTGGTATTACCTGTTTTTTCTGCAGACAATCCTGGGATTGAAGGGCTTCGGTCCATCCTGGAGCCTTTGTGTTGAAGAGCACTTCTATCTGGCGCTGCCGCTTCTGGCTCTGGCAGCACAGGCAATTTTCGGTACCAAGGTCTTCAAATGGATTCTTCCGCTGGCCTTCTTTGCGCCTTTAATCCTGCGGGCTGTGTGCATTGCTTATGTGGGCGGAGTGGCTCATATGCCGGATCAGTGGTATCGATTGACACCGTTTCATTGCGATGGCTTGATCGCCGGTGTTTATCTGGCGTATCTGTTTGTCGAGCAGCCGGAGTGGTTTGAAAAAGCGCGCGTCCCGTCCTGGGTATGCGCTCCTCTTGTGCTGGTGGCAATGATCGCATCCCGCTTCTTTGCAGGAAGCATGTTGTTTGAAACGCTGAATGCAACGTTGGAAGCTATTGGTTTTGCGGCATGGCTGCGCCTGGCCTACGACCTTGCGTGGGAACCAGTTTCGTTTGCCGGTCGCACGATGGAGAAGATTATTCGGGGGCTGGCTCTCGCGTCTTACAGCATCTACCTGATTCATGTGCTGGTCATGAGCGATCTGCGCGTTTTAGTGGCTTCCTGGCCGCGTGGAGCTGCCAAGTCGGCATTCATCCTGGGTTTCACGCTGGTTGTTTGCATCGTATTTTACTTTCTGTTTGAGAAGCCAAGCATTGTGACTCGCGACCGTTTTCTGGCGCGACGAAAGCAGGCTCAGGAAGTTGTTACGCCTTCCTGA